The following DNA comes from Cucumis sativus cultivar 9930 chromosome 7, Cucumber_9930_V3, whole genome shotgun sequence.
aaaaaaagaattatgagTTTTTGTTGAAGGTGGGGAATTTCAAAAGATGTACAACGAGACACAACTTACCAGCACGGGTAGTTGAAACGCCATGGCTTCAATCGTTATCCTTCCAAAGCATTCTCCCCTACCCTACACACATACGGTAAATTCCATCTTTGAAGGCCAGAAATATTGAATCTGATGGGTTTCACTATGCAAATATAAATCAAGATCCAGACATTATACCATATAACTAGGAATTCAATTGGAATTTATGAGACTTTTCATTCATCATAAAACCAATTGTAGTCTTGTCCAAAATTTGCATTCCATTGATAAATAAAGGTTTAGAAAGTTAGAAATAGAAGGTCGTGATACTGAATAAAGTAATTCTTGCAAAAGCTAACATTTGGAGAAGCAATATGGAAGGTCTTCAAACGAGAATggggagagaaaaagaaaagggaaacaaCCGATCCAACTAATGGTCGCATAGGCAAAACAATGATTATAACCATCTAGTCAAGGAAAAACAAGCAAATGAAACTAGTACGAACATAGATAAAGAATCGTGcatagtttatttttgtgCTAGTTTCTCATATAAATTCAGTGTATGTTAAACAGTTAAACTACCTGAGAGTTTTGAACAAGAACATCGATGGAAGCTAGATAAGGAGCCACAGACAGGGTTTTGTTCACAAAATGAACACGATCCTGaattttattctcatttaCGAAGTTACGCAGTTCTGTTTCAAACTTTGTATGAGCATTCATGTCACTGCCAACTACCACTGCATGAATCCTTGGTACCCGCAGCTTTTTATCTTGGATCATTTGCAGGCTCTGGTGAAAGGCTCTGAGAAATAAATCCTGACCTTTCCCACGAGAAACACCTGGAAACACATCGATCACATGTTGCAATACATTTCATATTAATATACTTTATCAAGGAAGGAtggaacaaaaataaacttagttCACAGAAAGAGGCTTCATTCTATTCCATTATTGGGGCTGGGGAAGATAAGTTTCCAGGGACATAACAAGTTGTCAACAGAGACCATCCCAAATACAGGAGAGAGTCTTACTATTCTTGagggaattttttttacatgcAAGAGATTCTATATTCTAAAAACCGGTGGCTCGCCAACTTTAGATATAACAGAGTTAAGACTTCATTCAAATACTATATCAATAGCTGTTTTCTTTCCTAGAGAGCACTGTAGCTGGGGGAAGAAAAGTTACAGCTGGAATTTTTATGATAGGACATGAAGGCAttgggaaaaaagaaaaagacagaGAAGGGTGTGGGCCATTAAAACCTATAAGCTCTTCATGTGGGAATGCACAGTTAAAACTATTGCATAACAAAGAAATTTCACTTAAGAAGGCTGTAGTCAAAATAAGGCATAGAACCCAGATGAACACTAGGAACAGAAAATgccaacaaaagaaagaaagaaaaagaaaaacaaaccaGTAACAGATCAATCGACAAACGGAGCAGAAGTTTACCATCAGGAATATGAGCTTACTATTTATAATTGCAAACAAAATATCTTCATTCCGAACTCCAAGGGATTCGCGAATATGCTCTCGAAGAACCCTCTTGGCCACATTATTTTCAGCCACTTCCATGAGGTCTTTACTATTGCCAAGATGCACAACATAAGTTTCAGGCATTTGAATCCTGAAAACATATAGAGAAAAAACCTGTGATTATGACCAAAAGGTCTAGGAGAGTATACAGGGGGCATcgccaaaaaaacaaatgtatttaaatttggacCATCCAAACTGCCAtgtgaaaaaaggaagaagatcaTCCGATATCTAAATTATAGTTTGCACCagatttttaaacaaaagcaTAATGCTCTATACCTCAGCCAAGGGGGTTAATtcagatttgaaaatgtgtaaATAGTCAGAGTAGACAATTAAATCACCATTGTTAAATCAACCTCACAACAAGAGTAACGTTGGAAAGAAGTACCAAGTAGAAAATTCTGATGTTGAGATCAATCAACATGAAATAAAAACGGGAAGGAGATAGCACGAAGCTAGCTCATGATTATACTAGTAAAAAGGATCAATCCACTATATCTTTTTATGTAAACATATTCTCGTCATTATTAAAACCATACCCCAATCGATCCCATGTTCTGTTTTTCCAGTATTCCGCAGTTGTATGTGAATCAATCATGGCACCTGCAACAAAAGGGAGGTGCTTCACATACTCAACTTTGAAATAATTCCCTCGCATCTCATGAATCCACCATAGAACCTTGGGAAGGACACGAGGAACATTCTCCTTAAGGACAGCATCCAACCATTTCCCAGCAACAGCAGTATTTAGAACAACTAAATGAGCTTTCAAAGCAGTCTCCACAGCTTCTTGTTCCTTAGCAGATAAAACCTTGAGAAGGAAAATCTTACAGTCACCAACaatataaagagagaaaaaacaagtAGACCTTTTCTTCAAGAAGAAGAGACATAATATACTATCAACTTAAGAACGTGTAGAATTTGCTACTATTCCGCTAATTTTACCaagtttctaaaatataactaaCTGGATCATTAATAATGGTAAtacaataacattttaaaggGTCACAGCTTAACTTTAGCAGCTAAATATGGAAGCCAAAACAAtgtcattgagaaaaaatttcaatcctataatttcaaaatacatcaagtatttgatcgtttaagaagaattacactaaacaaacaaaccaatCACATGATTACATTATGCACTATGACCCCAAAAGAGCACGAGACAAAAGTAAACTTATTCCCTTCTGATGAATTTAGCATTGCAGTAATCAAAGAGTTCCTAAAGTGCagacaaattaaaagattaatttaaCCTGCACTCCTCGATCTAACATCTTGCGCTCCAAACTGTATACTACTTCATCAGGCTCTGGTGGCTTCTGATTAGTAATCCAAACAACTTGAGTACCGACGCCTCTCAACAAAAATGCAAGCTCCATGAGTAGTAGAGGCCCACCTGTAGCCAAACTAAAAGCTCTCAGtcaaatttctataaaaatttcCTTCTCAATGGCAATGGCTAAGTGGGTTACAGAGGAAATACAAATCCAATAATACCAGAAAGAGAGAGCTCATGCGAGACCAAGAGGACGAGCTTGGACTTCATGAAATCAAGAGGATTCGGAGCTTTTCTCTCGTTTTGGGGGGAGAGAATCTTCGAGCCGATACCCTTTTCTTCCACAAAACGTCTATTATCATTACCAGTACAAGAATCAAACGTAGTCCTCATGAAGAAAACCATTGCCGTGGAAATTGAAACCAATGCTAAGATCATCAACGGCCATCTCTTCTTCGACATTGTAACAGATGGAAAGGGGCGTTTCATCATGCGTATTACAAAAGATC
Coding sequences within:
- the LOC101206589 gene encoding uncharacterized protein LOC101206589 isoform X1 gives rise to the protein MMKRPFPSVTMSKKRWPLMILALVSISTAMVFFMRTTFDSCTGNDNRRFVEEKGIGSKILSPQNERKAPNPLDFMKSKLVLLVSHELSLSGGPLLLMELAFLLRGVGTQVVWITNQKPPEPDEVVYSLERKMLDRGVQVLSAKEQEAVETALKAHLVVLNTAVAGKWLDAVLKENVPRVLPKVLWWIHEMRGNYFKVEYVKHLPFVAGAMIDSHTTAEYWKNRTWDRLGIQMPETYVVHLGNSKDLMEVAENNVAKRVLREHIRESLGVRNEDILFAIINSVSRGKGQDLFLRAFHQSLQMIQDKKLRVPRIHAVVVGSDMNAHTKFETELRNFVNENKIQDRVHFVNKTLSVAPYLASIDVLVQNSQGRGECFGRITIEAMAFQLPVLGTAAGGTMEIVVNGTTGLLHPAGKEGVTPLAHNIVKLATHVERRLTMGKKGYERVRQMFLEQHMMQRIAVVLKKVMEKAKSHS
- the LOC101206589 gene encoding uncharacterized protein LOC101206589 isoform X2; protein product: MELAFLLRGVGTQVVWITNQKPPEPDEVVYSLERKMLDRGVQVLSAKEQEAVETALKAHLVVLNTAVAGKWLDAVLKENVPRVLPKVLWWIHEMRGNYFKVEYVKHLPFVAGAMIDSHTTAEYWKNRTWDRLGIQMPETYVVHLGNSKDLMEVAENNVAKRVLREHIRESLGVRNEDILFAIINSVSRGKGQDLFLRAFHQSLQMIQDKKLRVPRIHAVVVGSDMNAHTKFETELRNFVNENKIQDRVHFVNKTLSVAPYLASIDVLVQNSQGRGECFGRITIEAMAFQLPVLGTAAGGTMEIVVNGTTGLLHPAGKEGVTPLAHNIVKLATHVERRLTMGKKGYERVRQMFLEQHMMQRIAVVLKKVMEKAKSHS